One segment of Rhodopirellula baltica SH 1 DNA contains the following:
- a CDS encoding exo-alpha-sialidase, with protein MLSLMPRLLLACLVIIAAAPAVCVAQINEHSAIREPVKLILDTDMSGDCDDAGALALLHSLADRGECEILAVVTNRRDLTDASAAAVDAINTYYGRGDIPIGTDKIGPTALQRASPYTIALRDEFEHDVPADADVKDAIDVYRRALIAEADQSVTICSIGAFSNLSELVRVAPELVRTKVQRLVVMGGHFPKSNRRETNIAAHVKAAQYVADHWPGEIVWHGFEVGEQLVTGAGLKATPKNNPVRRSYELRPMPGNKMSIDNGKPSYDQAAALYAVRGGEQNFWQVIRNGRVEVKEPGITSWLQESPSDKLAEHSYVKIASSPQQLADVIEELMVAPPQKVSDEEASDEQRKIRELESMADLALVPPTPNLSPLPEYSYENLDYGMTIGISQTPGGRLWACWVAGGDSPKAFFVVATSDDDGENWTQPRLVLDSHSNELPRPRSILVGNLWTDPNGKLWLFFDQSMDMFDGRGGVWTIVCENPDADDPKWSAPRRIWHGVTLNKPTVLSSGDWMLPVSLDERGGLGVFRDCFQNLDPLRGANVFVSKDQGETWHRRGRATFPNPDWHEHMIVQRNDDSLWMLARTRNGIMESTSVDSGKTWSAAVTSKIKHPNARFHVRRLQSGRLLLIKHGDAIDAHHGRVGLSAWLSEDEGQTWLGGLMLDERKGISYPDGFQSSNGSIYISYDRNRATDGEVLMARFTEADIEARKLVSPESKLRSLISRPLATQPSADR; from the coding sequence ATGCTGTCATTGATGCCTCGTTTGCTGCTTGCTTGCCTTGTGATCATCGCAGCTGCTCCCGCCGTTTGCGTGGCGCAGATCAATGAACATTCAGCCATTCGTGAGCCCGTGAAATTGATCCTCGACACAGATATGTCGGGTGATTGCGATGACGCGGGTGCACTCGCCCTGTTACATTCCTTGGCCGATCGAGGCGAATGCGAAATCCTGGCGGTTGTCACGAATCGACGTGACCTCACGGATGCGTCGGCGGCCGCGGTGGACGCGATCAACACTTATTACGGTCGCGGTGACATTCCCATCGGCACCGACAAGATCGGGCCAACCGCTTTGCAACGAGCCAGCCCGTACACAATCGCATTGAGAGACGAATTCGAGCACGATGTGCCGGCGGATGCGGACGTGAAAGATGCAATCGACGTGTATCGAAGAGCCCTGATCGCGGAAGCCGACCAAAGTGTCACGATTTGCAGCATCGGTGCATTTTCGAATTTGTCGGAACTCGTCCGAGTTGCTCCCGAGTTGGTTCGCACCAAGGTCCAGCGATTGGTTGTGATGGGCGGTCATTTCCCAAAATCGAACCGACGTGAAACCAACATCGCCGCCCATGTCAAAGCCGCGCAGTATGTGGCGGATCACTGGCCCGGCGAAATCGTTTGGCACGGATTTGAAGTCGGCGAACAATTGGTGACCGGAGCGGGACTCAAAGCGACACCCAAAAACAATCCGGTCCGCCGCTCATATGAGTTGCGTCCGATGCCGGGCAACAAAATGTCCATCGACAATGGCAAACCAAGCTACGACCAAGCCGCCGCGCTGTATGCCGTGCGCGGCGGAGAACAAAATTTCTGGCAGGTGATCCGAAACGGACGGGTTGAGGTCAAAGAACCTGGCATCACCTCCTGGTTGCAGGAGTCACCAAGCGACAAGTTGGCCGAGCATTCCTACGTCAAAATTGCATCCTCGCCTCAACAGTTGGCCGATGTGATCGAGGAATTGATGGTCGCTCCACCGCAAAAAGTGTCCGACGAAGAGGCGTCCGACGAGCAACGCAAGATTCGTGAACTCGAATCAATGGCAGACCTTGCTCTGGTACCACCAACGCCCAATCTGTCGCCACTGCCCGAGTACAGCTATGAGAACTTGGACTATGGAATGACGATTGGAATCTCACAGACCCCCGGCGGCCGATTGTGGGCATGCTGGGTTGCGGGCGGCGACAGTCCCAAAGCCTTCTTCGTGGTCGCGACCAGTGACGACGACGGAGAGAACTGGACTCAGCCGCGTCTCGTCTTGGATTCTCACTCCAATGAACTACCGCGTCCTCGCAGCATCTTGGTCGGTAATTTGTGGACCGATCCCAACGGTAAACTTTGGCTGTTCTTCGATCAATCGATGGATATGTTTGACGGGCGTGGTGGCGTATGGACGATTGTCTGCGAGAACCCTGATGCTGATGATCCGAAATGGTCCGCACCACGTCGAATCTGGCACGGAGTGACGTTGAACAAACCAACGGTTCTTTCCAGTGGAGACTGGATGCTTCCGGTTTCGCTGGATGAGCGTGGTGGACTGGGGGTGTTTCGCGACTGCTTCCAAAACCTTGATCCGCTGCGAGGTGCGAACGTCTTCGTCTCCAAAGACCAGGGCGAGACTTGGCATCGCCGAGGTCGGGCAACTTTCCCAAATCCCGACTGGCACGAACACATGATCGTCCAGCGGAATGACGACTCACTTTGGATGCTCGCTCGCACTCGAAATGGGATCATGGAAAGCACTTCGGTCGATAGCGGTAAAACGTGGTCCGCGGCTGTCACATCGAAGATCAAGCATCCCAACGCGAGGTTCCATGTCCGACGATTGCAATCGGGTCGTTTGCTGCTGATCAAACACGGCGATGCCATTGACGCACATCATGGGCGAGTGGGGCTGAGTGCTTGGTTGTCCGAAGACGAAGGGCAAACATGGCTTGGCGGTTTGATGTTGGATGAACGCAAAGGGATCAGTTACCCGGACGGCTTTCAGTCATCCAACGGTTCGATCTACATCTCCTACGATCGCAACCGTGCCACCGACGGAGAGGTGCTGATGGCTCGGTTCACCGAAGCCGACATCGAGGCGAGGAAATTGGTTTCGCCCGAATCCAAACTACGGAGCCTGATCAGCCGCCCATTGGCAACCCAACCGTCCGCCGACCGCTGA
- a CDS encoding DUF3124 domain-containing protein has product MPTPFSEERAEQISRHLKLLTFLFVIVPIVLLVVFIEFRFRSIEENLPNHTPSVRDEARRELDTMPWHPVTGQRLYVPAYSHVYHQKGEPYLLTVTLNVRNTDVDNEIVVTSVRYFDTSGKELRSLLQKPLQLAPLAATEFVIERDDKFGGSGASFIVEWKAGTEVNQPIVETVMVDTSNTQGISFTASAVPIRETVSDGDSSIIPENVAPAGD; this is encoded by the coding sequence ATGCCGACCCCCTTCAGCGAAGAACGTGCGGAACAGATTTCGCGGCATCTCAAACTGCTGACGTTTCTGTTTGTGATCGTGCCCATTGTGTTGTTGGTGGTTTTCATCGAATTTCGATTTCGATCGATTGAAGAAAACCTGCCCAATCATACGCCCAGCGTTCGCGACGAAGCTCGGCGGGAACTGGACACGATGCCATGGCATCCCGTCACCGGACAACGCTTGTACGTCCCTGCCTATTCGCACGTTTACCATCAAAAAGGTGAACCGTATTTGCTGACGGTCACGCTGAACGTTCGCAACACGGATGTGGACAACGAGATCGTCGTCACATCCGTTCGGTACTTCGACACGAGTGGCAAAGAGTTGCGTTCGTTGCTTCAAAAGCCACTGCAACTCGCTCCTCTCGCCGCCACCGAGTTCGTGATCGAACGGGATGACAAATTTGGTGGCAGCGGAGCCAGCTTCATCGTTGAGTGGAAGGCCGGTACCGAAGTCAATCAACCGATCGTCGAAACGGTGATGGTCGACACGAGCAATACACAAGGCATCTCGTTCACCGCCTCGGCCGTCCCGATTCGCGAAACCGTTTCGGATGGCGACTCTTCGATCATTCCCGAAAACGTTGCTCCCGCTGGCGACTGA
- a CDS encoding SulP family inorganic anion transporter: protein MSTSEAQTPTSIFSPSTILQDLISGLVVFLVALPLCLGIALASGADLFSGLLAGIVGGLVVAAISGSHTSVSGPAAGLTAIVAAQIASLGSFEAFLLAVLIAGVIQIIFGIARGGALSAFFPSSVIKGLLVAIGVILILKQIPHIFGHDTDPEGEMSFIQPDQENTFSELLTIFAGEIHIGAMVIGFLSIAILLVWERIPALKKSLVPAPLIVVVVGVLLNLGFTNMGQDWLVSESHLVQIPIAQSFSEFFGFLRLPDFSRTFDPAIYIAAVTIAVVASLETLLNLEAVDKLDKAKRNSPPSRELIAQGCGNMVCGLIGGLPVTSVVVRGSVNVASGSKTKMSAIFHGGLLLVSVAFLPTLMNKIPLSALAAILLVTGFKLASPAIFKQMWKEGRYQFTPFIITVIAIVVTDLLIGILIGLAISVLFILNSNLRRPIRRIVETQVDGDVTHIELSNQVSFLNRAALDRVLNESQPGGKLVIDASGSDYIDPDVLSLIRDFKQNVAPARNISVNLKGFRRKYQLSDSKQFADFTSRELQEKVTSDQVIKILHDGNQRFTSGTRLNRDLGQQVNATAAGQNPLAAILSCIDSRVPTELVFDLGVGDIFSVRVAGNIVGTKSLGSLEYAVGVAGVKLVAVLGHTRCGAVTSSVNLVAANQGAEAATGCQHLQPIVDEIAPCIPSDVTRAIENLSEEAMEQYVDKVAEDNVMHTVDEIVKRSRIIREAVEAGRVKVIGALYDVKSGHTKFLGDSVSGVIPDSSSGQTAEVAG from the coding sequence ATGTCGACTTCCGAAGCTCAGACTCCGACCAGTATTTTCTCTCCCAGTACCATCCTGCAAGATCTCATCTCGGGTTTGGTTGTTTTCCTCGTCGCGTTGCCACTTTGCTTGGGCATCGCCTTGGCATCGGGTGCCGACCTCTTCTCCGGATTGCTCGCTGGTATCGTCGGCGGCTTGGTGGTCGCGGCGATCAGTGGATCGCACACCAGCGTCAGCGGACCCGCGGCAGGTTTGACCGCGATCGTTGCAGCACAAATTGCTTCCCTTGGTTCCTTCGAAGCATTCTTGTTGGCTGTGCTGATCGCGGGCGTCATCCAAATCATCTTTGGGATCGCACGAGGCGGTGCTCTGTCCGCCTTCTTCCCATCCAGCGTGATCAAAGGGTTGTTGGTCGCGATCGGGGTGATCCTGATTTTGAAACAAATCCCTCACATCTTTGGACACGACACCGACCCGGAAGGTGAGATGTCGTTTATCCAGCCCGACCAAGAAAACACATTCTCTGAATTGCTGACGATCTTCGCCGGGGAAATCCATATCGGCGCCATGGTGATCGGTTTTCTGTCGATTGCCATTCTCCTTGTTTGGGAACGCATTCCCGCCTTGAAGAAGTCCCTGGTTCCAGCACCGCTGATCGTGGTTGTCGTGGGAGTGTTGCTCAACCTGGGTTTCACCAACATGGGCCAAGATTGGTTGGTCAGCGAGTCGCACTTGGTTCAGATCCCGATCGCACAAAGCTTCTCTGAATTCTTCGGATTCCTGCGACTGCCCGATTTCAGTCGAACGTTTGATCCGGCGATTTACATTGCCGCTGTCACGATCGCCGTGGTTGCGTCCTTGGAAACGTTGCTGAACCTGGAAGCGGTCGACAAGCTCGACAAAGCCAAACGGAACTCACCTCCCAGTCGCGAATTGATCGCACAGGGCTGCGGCAACATGGTGTGCGGTTTGATTGGTGGACTTCCCGTCACATCGGTCGTGGTTCGTGGTTCGGTCAACGTCGCCTCCGGTTCGAAAACGAAGATGTCGGCCATCTTCCACGGGGGATTGTTGCTGGTCAGCGTTGCCTTCCTGCCGACTTTGATGAACAAGATCCCACTGTCGGCGTTGGCGGCGATTCTGTTGGTGACCGGGTTTAAATTGGCCAGCCCGGCCATCTTCAAACAGATGTGGAAGGAAGGTCGCTATCAATTCACACCGTTCATTATCACGGTCATCGCGATCGTCGTAACGGATTTGTTGATCGGTATTTTGATCGGTTTGGCAATCAGCGTTCTGTTCATTCTCAACAGCAATCTGCGTCGGCCAATTCGCCGGATCGTGGAAACTCAGGTTGACGGTGATGTCACCCACATCGAACTTTCCAACCAAGTCAGCTTCCTTAACCGTGCCGCTTTGGACCGCGTCCTCAACGAATCACAACCGGGCGGCAAGTTGGTAATCGACGCATCCGGTTCGGACTACATCGACCCCGATGTTTTGAGTTTGATTCGTGATTTCAAGCAAAACGTTGCTCCCGCTCGCAACATTTCAGTCAATCTCAAAGGATTTCGGCGAAAGTACCAACTCAGTGATTCCAAGCAATTTGCGGATTTCACGTCCCGCGAATTGCAAGAGAAGGTCACGTCGGATCAGGTCATCAAGATCCTGCACGACGGAAACCAACGTTTCACCAGTGGAACGCGTCTGAACCGTGACTTAGGGCAACAGGTCAACGCGACAGCGGCCGGACAAAATCCGTTGGCGGCGATTCTGAGCTGCATCGATTCGCGGGTACCAACCGAGTTGGTGTTTGACCTCGGCGTTGGCGACATTTTCAGTGTCCGTGTGGCGGGCAACATCGTCGGAACCAAGTCGCTGGGCAGCCTGGAATACGCGGTCGGCGTTGCTGGAGTGAAGTTGGTCGCCGTCTTGGGTCACACTCGATGTGGAGCAGTGACTTCATCGGTCAATTTGGTTGCCGCGAATCAAGGAGCGGAAGCGGCGACCGGTTGCCAACACCTGCAACCAATCGTTGACGAAATTGCACCCTGCATCCCAAGCGATGTCACTCGAGCAATTGAAAACTTGAGTGAAGAGGCTATGGAACAGTACGTCGACAAGGTGGCTGAAGACAACGTGATGCACACGGTCGATGAGATCGTTAAACGCAGCCGAATCATCCGCGAAGCGGTGGAAGCGGGTCGTGTGAAGGTGATCGGCGCGTTGTATGATGTGAAGTCTGGCCACACGAAGTTCCTCGGGGACAGCGTTTCGGGTGTCATTCCCGACTCGTCATCGGGTCAAACGGCAGAAGTGGCTGGATAA
- a CDS encoding potassium/proton antiporter: MFSIETLILIAGSLLLLGIASNKFSARMGVPVLVVFLAIGMLAGSEGIGGIEFENYTLAHGFATTALCLILFNGGIGTPYAAFQSAWKPASLLATVGVIVTAVITGLAASWILGLSWLQGLLLGSIVGSTDASVVFSVLRGGGVHIRPRLANTLEVESGSNDPMAIFLTVGLIEVLTGQTPFGFGLVTLFLNQAVVGTAMGMAVGWAGAWVLQHIRLEAAGLYPVMATALGLFSFGMASELGGSGFLAVYLTGVVIGNRRPVFHRGIVLFHDALAWMCQILMFTALGILSFPSRLWDVTVPALLIASVLIFVARPIAVFLCGMPFRFTVRELSFLSWVGLKGAVPITLATFPMMAGLPAASVIFDTVFFVVLVSALVQGWTLPAVARFLKLEVPKNQKTPVTLEISSLQNVDGDIVDYYIDQDSRASGCMIKDLALPDGVVIALIVRDEQTVLPQGRSQLLQGDHVVVVLRPSIRAMVDRVFAPTRTHVKELPQELEFPLRGSIKVCDLEQFYELKLADDGDLTLDELVRQHLGENNVKIGAVVQIDQIALHLRELSSDGTVLYVGMSILAEPAEATDSSLSATSLPLE; this comes from the coding sequence ATGTTCAGCATCGAAACTCTCATCCTGATCGCCGGGAGTTTGCTGTTACTAGGAATCGCGTCGAATAAGTTTTCGGCTCGAATGGGCGTTCCCGTTTTGGTGGTTTTCTTGGCCATCGGGATGCTGGCAGGGTCTGAGGGCATCGGCGGGATCGAATTCGAAAACTACACGCTTGCACACGGTTTCGCGACGACGGCGTTGTGTTTGATTCTTTTCAACGGCGGGATCGGAACGCCATACGCCGCATTCCAATCAGCATGGAAACCCGCCTCGTTGCTGGCGACGGTGGGCGTCATCGTGACCGCCGTAATCACCGGTTTGGCAGCGTCTTGGATTTTGGGGCTCTCGTGGCTTCAAGGCTTGCTTTTGGGCAGCATTGTCGGATCCACCGACGCATCGGTTGTGTTCTCTGTTTTGCGGGGCGGTGGCGTTCACATTCGGCCTCGACTGGCCAATACCTTGGAAGTCGAGAGCGGCTCGAACGACCCGATGGCGATTTTCCTGACCGTCGGGTTGATCGAAGTGTTGACCGGTCAAACGCCGTTTGGCTTTGGTTTGGTCACCCTGTTTCTCAACCAAGCCGTCGTGGGCACGGCCATGGGCATGGCGGTCGGTTGGGCGGGTGCATGGGTCTTGCAACACATTCGATTGGAAGCGGCGGGCTTGTACCCCGTGATGGCAACCGCGTTGGGATTGTTTTCGTTTGGAATGGCATCGGAGTTGGGCGGCAGCGGGTTCTTGGCCGTCTATCTGACCGGTGTCGTGATTGGTAATCGACGCCCAGTTTTTCATCGAGGCATCGTGCTCTTCCACGATGCGCTCGCGTGGATGTGTCAGATTTTGATGTTCACGGCGCTCGGCATTCTGTCGTTCCCCAGTCGTCTGTGGGACGTCACTGTTCCTGCGCTCCTAATCGCATCGGTGCTGATCTTCGTTGCCCGGCCAATCGCGGTTTTTCTATGCGGGATGCCTTTTCGATTCACGGTCCGGGAATTGTCGTTTTTGTCTTGGGTGGGACTGAAGGGCGCGGTGCCAATTACTTTGGCAACGTTCCCGATGATGGCGGGACTTCCGGCCGCTTCGGTCATCTTCGACACGGTCTTCTTTGTTGTTCTGGTTTCTGCGCTTGTGCAGGGTTGGACGCTTCCAGCGGTTGCGAGATTCCTGAAGTTAGAAGTGCCGAAGAACCAAAAAACGCCGGTGACGCTGGAGATCAGCTCGCTGCAAAACGTCGATGGAGACATCGTCGATTACTACATCGACCAAGATTCCCGAGCGTCCGGGTGCATGATCAAAGACTTGGCGCTGCCCGATGGCGTCGTCATCGCACTGATCGTTCGCGATGAGCAAACGGTATTGCCGCAGGGCCGCTCGCAATTGCTTCAGGGTGATCACGTGGTGGTGGTCCTCCGGCCAAGCATCCGGGCGATGGTGGACCGCGTTTTTGCTCCCACTCGAACTCACGTGAAAGAATTGCCTCAGGAACTTGAGTTTCCTCTGCGAGGTTCAATCAAGGTTTGCGATTTGGAGCAATTTTACGAGTTGAAGCTGGCCGACGATGGGGATCTGACTCTCGACGAATTGGTTCGGCAACATTTGGGTGAAAACAATGTGAAGATCGGTGCGGTGGTCCAAATCGATCAAATTGCGCTTCATTTACGGGAATTATCGTCCGATGGAACTGTTCTGTACGTCGGAATGTCGATCCTTGCGGAACCGGCAGAGGCGACCGATTCATCCTTGTCGGCAACGAGCTTGCCACTAGAATGA
- a CDS encoding efflux RND transporter permease subunit: MKFPHFFIERPIFASVLSFVIVLVGGIVYFTLPVSQYPSVAPPTVLVRASYPGATPEVIADTVATPIEQEMNGVDDMLYMESSSSSDGTMQLTVTFKLGTDLDDAQVLVQNRVAIAESRLPEQVRQIGVTTTKQIPDMLMVVHLNSPDDSRDQLYISNYAFLRVRDALMRLDGVGEIRIAGGNEYAMRIWLDIEKMTHVDLTAGEVVDAIQAQNIQVAAGVIGQPPTDETGDFQLNVTTQGRLIREDEFGDIIVKRGEDGRITRLRDVARIELGAQDYSRLSYLDGKSAIAVLVYQRPGTNAVDTAAEVKRVMSEMSEEFPQGIGYEIAYNPTDYVEDSIAEVFETLFITTIFVVLTVFLFLHGWRPTIIPVIAIPISLIGTFAVMQFLGVTLNTLSLFGLVLAIGIVVDDAIVVVENVERLIAEGMTAREATHKAMDEVGSALIATTLVLIAVFVPTVFVPGISGQFYQQFALTISISTAISTFVSLTLSPALCALLLRPKNAPKNRTGKAIDFLFGWFFRLFNRTFDATSNIYASIIGRLIKKTGFAMVLYVGLLILTGFSFSMVPTGFIPDQDQGYVIVAINLPDGASLARTDRVTRRVAEIGKEIDGVAHAVGIAGLSGATFSIKPNAAVTFLPLEDAKERAKRGRGVDAIVADMRREVAAINEAQILIIPPPPIRGIGRGGGFKMYVQDRSGAGLDAMNEVTQTMLAKANQQPGVTQVFSNLRMDVPQVYADVDRTKAQMLDVPVNRVFEALQVYLGSVYINDFNFLGRTYRVTAQAEPKFRDEATDITKIRTRSDRGASIALGSVVNITQTAGPDRLVRFNLFPAADLNGTTVPGFSTGQSLATMEQLADQNLPPGFGYEWTEIAFQERQAGNTIVFLFPLAVLFVFLALSAQYESWLLPLAIILIVPLCLLFALSGVWFRGMDNNVLTQIGFIVLIGLACKNAILIVEFAKAEEDAGKNRFDAAIAACRLRLRPILMTAFSFILGVVPLLVATGAGFEMRRVLGTAVFAGMLGVTVFGLFLTPVFYVMLRRFAKKKEPETTVDAV, encoded by the coding sequence ATGAAGTTTCCTCACTTCTTCATTGAACGCCCGATCTTCGCATCGGTGCTGTCATTTGTGATCGTGCTAGTGGGCGGCATCGTGTATTTCACGCTGCCGGTTTCCCAATACCCCAGCGTGGCACCGCCGACCGTTTTGGTTCGGGCCAGCTATCCCGGTGCAACGCCGGAAGTCATTGCTGACACCGTGGCGACACCCATCGAACAAGAGATGAACGGTGTCGATGACATGTTGTACATGGAATCGTCGTCCAGCTCGGACGGCACCATGCAACTGACCGTGACGTTCAAGCTGGGCACTGACTTGGACGACGCTCAGGTGTTGGTCCAAAACCGTGTTGCGATCGCTGAATCGCGTTTGCCAGAACAAGTCCGCCAAATCGGTGTGACGACGACCAAGCAAATCCCCGACATGTTGATGGTGGTTCACCTGAACTCGCCCGACGACAGCCGCGATCAACTCTACATCAGCAACTACGCGTTCCTTCGTGTTCGCGATGCACTGATGCGTTTGGATGGCGTGGGTGAAATCCGCATCGCTGGCGGCAACGAATACGCCATGCGGATTTGGTTGGACATCGAAAAGATGACACACGTCGATTTGACCGCGGGCGAAGTCGTGGATGCGATTCAAGCTCAAAACATTCAAGTCGCCGCGGGTGTGATCGGGCAACCACCGACGGATGAGACGGGTGACTTTCAGTTGAACGTCACCACCCAAGGTCGTTTGATTCGCGAAGACGAATTTGGCGACATCATCGTCAAACGTGGTGAAGACGGACGAATCACGCGACTCCGCGACGTGGCCCGGATTGAACTGGGTGCACAGGATTACTCCCGTTTGAGTTACCTCGATGGCAAGTCCGCAATCGCGGTGTTGGTTTACCAACGCCCCGGCACAAACGCGGTTGACACCGCGGCCGAAGTCAAACGTGTCATGAGCGAGATGAGCGAAGAATTCCCCCAAGGAATTGGCTACGAGATCGCTTACAACCCAACTGATTATGTCGAAGACTCGATCGCGGAAGTGTTCGAGACACTCTTCATCACGACCATCTTCGTGGTGCTGACCGTGTTCCTCTTCTTGCACGGTTGGCGTCCGACGATCATTCCCGTGATCGCCATTCCGATTTCATTGATCGGCACATTCGCGGTGATGCAGTTCCTCGGAGTGACGCTGAATACGCTTTCACTGTTTGGATTGGTGTTGGCGATCGGAATCGTGGTTGATGACGCGATTGTGGTGGTTGAGAACGTCGAACGTTTGATCGCCGAAGGCATGACCGCTCGGGAAGCCACACACAAAGCGATGGACGAGGTGGGATCCGCTTTGATAGCGACAACACTCGTTCTGATTGCCGTGTTCGTGCCGACCGTGTTTGTCCCCGGAATCAGCGGTCAGTTTTATCAACAATTTGCGTTGACCATTTCGATCTCCACCGCGATTTCGACCTTCGTCTCGCTGACCCTCAGCCCGGCGTTGTGTGCGTTGTTGCTGCGTCCTAAGAACGCTCCGAAGAACCGCACTGGCAAAGCGATCGACTTCCTGTTCGGCTGGTTCTTTCGACTGTTCAATCGAACGTTCGATGCCACCAGCAACATTTATGCTTCGATCATTGGACGTCTGATCAAGAAGACTGGATTCGCGATGGTGCTGTATGTCGGCTTGCTGATTCTCACCGGGTTCAGCTTCAGCATGGTGCCCACCGGGTTCATCCCCGATCAAGACCAAGGTTACGTCATTGTCGCAATCAACTTGCCCGACGGTGCGTCCCTGGCACGGACCGACCGCGTGACTCGGCGCGTCGCGGAGATCGGAAAAGAAATCGACGGTGTCGCCCACGCGGTTGGAATCGCGGGACTTTCGGGAGCAACGTTCTCAATCAAACCCAACGCCGCGGTGACGTTTTTGCCGCTGGAAGATGCCAAGGAACGAGCCAAACGAGGTCGCGGTGTTGATGCGATCGTCGCGGACATGCGTCGGGAGGTTGCCGCGATCAACGAAGCCCAAATTTTGATCATTCCACCGCCGCCAATTCGCGGGATCGGGCGTGGGGGTGGTTTCAAGATGTATGTCCAGGACCGCAGCGGTGCGGGTTTGGACGCGATGAACGAAGTCACTCAGACGATGCTCGCGAAAGCCAATCAGCAACCCGGCGTCACGCAAGTGTTTTCCAACCTGCGGATGGATGTGCCTCAGGTCTATGCGGACGTGGATCGAACCAAAGCTCAGATGCTGGACGTTCCGGTCAATCGAGTCTTCGAGGCTTTGCAGGTCTATCTGGGATCGGTGTACATCAACGACTTCAACTTCCTCGGACGCACTTATCGTGTGACGGCTCAAGCCGAACCAAAATTCCGCGACGAGGCGACCGATATCACAAAGATCCGAACCCGCAGTGACCGAGGTGCCTCGATCGCATTGGGATCGGTCGTCAACATCACACAAACCGCCGGTCCGGACCGTTTGGTGCGATTCAACCTGTTCCCCGCGGCTGATTTGAATGGAACAACCGTTCCTGGATTCAGCACCGGCCAGTCCCTTGCGACGATGGAGCAACTGGCCGACCAAAACTTGCCGCCCGGTTTTGGTTACGAATGGACCGAAATCGCGTTCCAAGAACGCCAAGCCGGGAACACGATTGTGTTCCTATTCCCACTCGCGGTTCTGTTTGTGTTCTTGGCACTTTCCGCTCAGTACGAGAGCTGGTTGCTGCCGTTGGCAATCATCTTGATTGTGCCGCTGTGCTTGCTGTTCGCGCTCTCGGGCGTATGGTTCCGCGGGATGGACAACAATGTTTTGACGCAGATCGGGTTCATTGTCTTGATTGGACTGGCATGCAAAAACGCGATCTTGATTGTCGAATTTGCGAAGGCAGAAGAAGACGCGGGCAAAAACCGCTTCGACGCCGCCATCGCAGCATGCCGTTTGCGTTTGCGTCCGATTTTGATGACCGCGTTCTCATTCATCCTCGGCGTGGTGCCATTGTTGGTCGCCACGGGTGCCGGTTTCGAAATGCGACGTGTATTGGGAACCGCAGTGTTCGCCGGAATGCTGGGAGTGACCGTGTTCGGCTTGTTCCTGACGCCAGTGTTCTACGTGATGCTGCGACGGTTCGCGAAAAAGAAGGAACCGGAAACAACAGTGGACGCTGTTTGA